A single genomic interval of Granulicella tundricola MP5ACTX9 harbors:
- a CDS encoding tyrosine-type recombinase/integrase, with the protein MNFEPFLEFYKNIKKVSDDTLAAYRSDLKHFGLFLATEHVDRITQIDHALIAKFITYMKISGKGKGGKVGLSDATIARRLAAVSSFFDYTRATTGRKLHNPIEDFSNRWKRNNKPKPVEEVVLEKLLSAITSPRDRVLINLFLATGLRLGEMEQLNRDTIVIEQHKGNGPNECFVIGTGEVEGKGGKIRTFMVSQQALIPYARYVNGRKDDHPALFISERKQRMSERAMQERLAHWCKVAGVSHTNVHRLRHTYGTRLVNAGMDILQLKELMGHSSVATTLNYAKIMDTTLARGYHAAMEFVNG; encoded by the coding sequence ATGAACTTTGAACCGTTTCTGGAGTTCTACAAGAACATAAAGAAGGTCAGTGACGACACCCTCGCAGCATATCGGAGTGATCTTAAGCACTTCGGCTTATTCCTTGCGACCGAGCATGTTGACCGGATCACCCAGATAGATCACGCGTTGATCGCGAAATTCATCACTTACATGAAGATCTCGGGTAAGGGTAAAGGCGGAAAGGTAGGGCTCTCTGATGCCACCATCGCCAGACGGCTCGCTGCCGTATCTTCGTTTTTCGACTACACCCGTGCGACAACAGGACGCAAACTGCATAATCCCATCGAGGACTTCTCCAACAGGTGGAAGCGAAACAACAAGCCGAAGCCGGTCGAAGAGGTAGTGCTGGAGAAGCTCCTTTCTGCGATCACCTCTCCACGCGATAGGGTACTGATCAACCTCTTCCTGGCTACAGGACTCCGATTAGGAGAGATGGAGCAGTTGAATCGGGACACTATCGTGATTGAGCAACATAAGGGAAATGGGCCCAACGAGTGCTTCGTGATCGGCACGGGTGAGGTAGAGGGCAAAGGAGGTAAGATTCGGACGTTCATGGTGAGTCAGCAGGCTTTGATACCCTACGCACGTTACGTGAATGGTCGAAAGGACGACCACCCAGCTCTCTTCATCTCGGAGCGGAAGCAGCGCATGTCAGAGAGAGCGATGCAGGAGCGTTTGGCACATTGGTGCAAAGTCGCAGGAGTATCCCACACAAACGTGCACCGATTACGTCATACCTACGGAACTCGCTTGGTGAACGCTGGAATGGACATTCTGCAGCTGAAAGAGCTTATGGGTCACTCTTCGGTCGCAACCACGCTGAACTACGCGAAAATCATGGACACCACCCTCGCTCGTGGCTACCACGCAGCCATGGAGTTTGTGAACGGCTAG
- a CDS encoding BPTD_3080 family restriction endonuclease: protein MSTEQSFFERPILNSPYLPSHRHWELDSEGQPTHLIVPTRRRAEFISPIPKPRLRRGQGRQAALVLQDEAGLSTDTQQYASTIINDLRGEVDAWRRLPSRSDWKVSAETARLLAHWRSDSFTSVRPFFCQVEAVETVIWLMEVAPLRESWRKKYLNHLSESNADANPGLARLALKLATGAGKTTVMAMLIAWQTINAVRRPKSQFTKGFLIVAPGLTIRDRLNVLKPNDTYNYYEHRDLVPKDMLQDMQRAVVVIENYHKFKIRERTSLAKGTRRMLEGRDGEVQTLETEGQMLQRVVGDLMGMKNILVINDEAHHCYREKSGETAEREIGADEREEAKANAEAARVWITGLEMVKRHIGISRILDLSATPFFLRGSGYREGTLFPWTMSDFSLMDAIECGIVKLPRVPVTDNITSADVPIFRNLWENISKDMPKKGAGKAGLLEPERLPLKLKAALDALYSHYKKTFELWQQNGIEVPPCFIVVCNNTSASKLVSDYISGYARETPEGSVPIPGHLPLFRNEDENGRPYSRPRTILVDSHQMEAGGDLDENFRKAAAAEIERFRQELRARGEHDKAANLTDSDLLREVMNTVGRKGALGESVRCVVSVSMLTEGWDTQTVTHVLGVRAFGTQLLCEQVIGRALRRQSYELITEGAEAGHLPVEYADVLGIPFDFTAKSVPAPPQAPRKVISVKALKERAGLEINFPRVQGYRVVMPRERLAAEFNEDSAYVLTPNEVGPTDTRIEGIVGEGINIGPDHLREARYSTIVFELVSHMLKTSWKDAQIERPGPHLFMDLKRIAREWLDNYLQCVGGTQPAQMLDPRLLERASQRITTGITRRMSGETGIAAILDPYNPLGSTAQVNFNTTKTDLWKTAPDRCHVNWVVLDSMWEGEFCRVAEQHARVRCYVKNHALGFEVPYQRGAENHIYRPDFIVRVEDGHGEDDLLSLVVEIKGYRGEDAKDKRSTMETLWLPGINRTGSHGRWAFAEFTSAYAIEEEFKARVESLFHEMIADASLYGRQHQPSARDKKEDTNG, encoded by the coding sequence GTGTCCACCGAGCAGAGTTTCTTCGAACGTCCCATTCTGAACAGTCCCTATCTGCCTTCTCACCGTCACTGGGAGCTTGACAGTGAAGGCCAGCCTACTCACCTGATTGTGCCCACCCGGCGGCGAGCCGAGTTCATCTCGCCCATCCCGAAGCCGCGACTGCGGCGGGGTCAGGGACGACAAGCTGCACTGGTGTTGCAGGACGAGGCTGGCCTCTCGACGGACACTCAGCAATACGCCTCCACCATCATCAACGACCTGCGCGGCGAAGTCGATGCTTGGCGAAGGCTGCCAAGTCGGTCGGACTGGAAGGTCTCCGCCGAGACTGCAAGGCTTCTTGCCCACTGGCGAAGCGACAGTTTCACGTCCGTCCGCCCTTTCTTCTGCCAGGTGGAAGCGGTCGAGACCGTCATCTGGCTGATGGAGGTTGCACCTCTACGAGAGAGTTGGCGTAAGAAGTATCTCAACCACCTGTCCGAATCGAACGCGGACGCCAATCCTGGCCTGGCACGCCTTGCATTGAAACTTGCGACAGGTGCCGGTAAGACGACCGTGATGGCGATGCTTATTGCCTGGCAGACGATCAATGCGGTGCGTCGGCCCAAGAGCCAGTTCACGAAAGGCTTTCTCATCGTTGCCCCTGGATTGACAATCCGGGATCGGCTCAACGTCCTCAAGCCCAACGACACCTATAACTACTACGAGCATCGGGACCTCGTTCCAAAGGACATGTTGCAGGACATGCAACGTGCTGTAGTCGTCATTGAGAACTACCACAAGTTCAAGATCAGGGAGCGGACTTCTCTGGCTAAAGGGACCCGCCGAATGCTGGAGGGGCGCGACGGAGAGGTACAGACTCTGGAGACAGAAGGCCAGATGCTGCAGCGAGTCGTCGGGGACCTGATGGGAATGAAGAACATACTGGTCATAAATGACGAAGCTCACCACTGTTATAGGGAGAAGTCAGGAGAGACCGCCGAGCGGGAGATTGGCGCTGATGAACGAGAGGAAGCGAAGGCAAACGCTGAAGCCGCTCGAGTTTGGATCACCGGTCTGGAGATGGTTAAGCGTCACATCGGAATCTCACGCATCCTGGACCTGTCCGCCACTCCTTTCTTCTTGCGAGGTTCAGGATACCGGGAGGGCACGCTCTTCCCTTGGACCATGAGTGATTTTTCCCTCATGGATGCCATCGAATGCGGAATCGTGAAGCTGCCGCGAGTACCGGTGACGGACAACATAACAAGCGCTGACGTGCCAATCTTCCGCAATTTATGGGAGAACATCAGTAAGGACATGCCAAAGAAGGGGGCTGGGAAGGCAGGATTGCTGGAGCCGGAGCGCCTGCCGCTGAAGCTGAAAGCCGCCCTCGACGCTCTCTACAGCCACTACAAGAAGACCTTTGAGCTGTGGCAACAGAATGGCATTGAGGTTCCGCCCTGCTTCATCGTGGTCTGTAACAACACCTCAGCTTCTAAGCTGGTCTCTGACTACATCTCTGGTTACGCCCGCGAGACGCCCGAAGGCAGCGTACCCATCCCCGGGCATCTGCCTCTCTTCCGAAACGAAGATGAGAACGGACGTCCTTACTCCCGGCCACGCACCATTCTCGTAGATAGCCACCAGATGGAAGCGGGCGGTGACCTTGATGAAAACTTTCGCAAGGCGGCAGCGGCAGAGATTGAGCGCTTCCGGCAGGAACTGCGGGCGCGTGGAGAGCATGACAAGGCTGCCAACCTAACCGACTCCGATCTACTTCGCGAGGTGATGAACACGGTGGGCCGCAAAGGTGCCCTCGGGGAGTCGGTGCGGTGCGTCGTCTCGGTTTCAATGCTCACTGAAGGTTGGGATACCCAGACGGTCACGCATGTCCTGGGCGTTCGAGCCTTCGGTACGCAGCTCCTGTGTGAGCAGGTCATCGGTCGTGCGCTGCGACGCCAGTCCTATGAACTCATCACGGAAGGGGCGGAAGCGGGACACCTTCCCGTGGAGTATGCCGACGTCCTTGGCATTCCGTTCGACTTCACCGCCAAGTCTGTTCCAGCACCACCGCAGGCTCCTCGGAAGGTCATCAGCGTGAAGGCACTCAAGGAGCGTGCTGGCCTTGAGATCAACTTCCCTCGTGTGCAAGGCTATCGAGTCGTCATGCCACGTGAGCGCCTGGCTGCGGAGTTCAACGAGGACTCCGCATACGTCCTTACCCCGAATGAGGTCGGCCCCACAGACACTCGGATCGAAGGAATCGTAGGCGAAGGCATCAACATCGGCCCAGACCATCTCAGAGAGGCCCGTTACTCCACAATCGTCTTTGAGCTTGTCTCACACATGCTGAAGACGTCGTGGAAAGATGCCCAGATAGAGCGTCCCGGACCGCATCTCTTCATGGATCTGAAGCGCATTGCCCGGGAGTGGTTGGACAACTACCTTCAGTGTGTTGGCGGCACACAGCCAGCCCAGATGCTGGACCCCCGACTACTGGAAAGGGCTTCGCAGCGTATTACTACGGGCATCACGCGCAGGATGAGCGGGGAGACGGGTATCGCCGCTATCCTAGATCCTTACAATCCACTTGGTTCAACCGCGCAGGTGAACTTCAACACCACCAAGACTGATCTTTGGAAGACCGCTCCGGATCGCTGCCACGTGAACTGGGTGGTGCTTGACAGCATGTGGGAAGGGGAGTTCTGCCGGGTTGCGGAACAGCACGCACGGGTGCGGTGCTACGTGAAGAACCATGCGCTGGGCTTTGAGGTTCCTTACCAGCGCGGCGCGGAGAACCACATCTATCGGCCGGACTTCATTGTCCGCGTGGAGGATGGGCATGGGGAGGACGATCTCCTCAGCCTGGTTGTGGAGATTAAGGGATACCGTGGCGAGGACGCCAAAGACAAGCGCAGCACCATGGAGACGCTGTGGCTACCGGGCATCAATCGTACCGGCAGCCACGGACGCTGGGCATTCGCTGAGTTCACCTCAGCCTATGCGATTGAGGAAGAGTTCAAGGCGCGGGTTGAGTCGCTCTTTCACGAAATGATTGCGGATGCGTCGCTGTACGGGCGGCAGCACCAGCCCTCAGCGAGAGATAAGAAGGAAGATACGAATGGCTGA
- a CDS encoding site-specific DNA-methyltransferase: MAEKKSTGTTAKTVTTLVHDDASRKNIPTAEFQSVMRTEEQRPTRVAYERRNRDLDPQLIWRGKYPGDDMDAEQPLTVPAPPLYIQEKVHPKVLIDDLKRETERQRAAGSGGAQVGQIDLFADFNGLPNMDAKTEFYQHDQHWSNRMILGDSLQVMASLAEREGLRGKVQCIYFDPPYGIKFNSNFQWSTTSRDVKDGNVGHITREPEQVKAFRDTWRDGIHSYLSYLRDRLVAARDMLTDSGSIFVQIGDENSHRVRALLDEVFGPDNAVSEIAFSKTTGLGAKFLSSRFDFLLWYAKDKDQAKFRRPYLSKSHEAGTADTYFWIRNEAGQYRALTRNEKDAMMIPAGYELYKAGDLTSQGNTPIDFTFQAADYTLRSKTPLAGLVRLAKAGRIHKAANSIQYVRKLSDFRAIQVSQLWDDTGTGSFTDDKLYVVQTGTKTIQRCILMTTDPGDLVLDPTCGSGSTAYVAEQWGRRWITVDTSRVALALARARVMGARYAYYLLTDSIEGRRKDAELRNSATVALSTYGDVRQGFVCERVPRITLGSIANNLEIDVFWDEYQTRLEPLRERLNTLLHKKWQEWEIPQEVSDAWSKDAKEAHAAWWNQRTARQRAIDASIAAKAEFENLYDKPYEDKNKVRVAGPFTVESLSPHRVLEMQDNDLRQSALSDYDDPRDVGNFVQVILDTLKASGVQQTDKNARIEFTSLQPWPGLGMICAEGHYTDKDGVGKRAGIMIGPEFGTVARPDLAQAAREAGDAGFDVVIACAFNFDAQSADFTRLGRIPVLKARMNADLHMAEDLKNTGKGNLFIIFGEPEIEILLAPDNEIRVKLNGIDVFNPSTGEVTSSEPDEIACWFVDTDYNEESFFVRHAYFLGANDPYKSLKTTLKAEINQEAWESLHSDTSRPFPKPATGRIAVKVINHLGDEVMKVFTVA, encoded by the coding sequence ATGGCTGAAAAGAAGAGCACGGGTACCACTGCCAAGACCGTCACCACCTTGGTACATGACGACGCATCACGCAAAAACATTCCCACGGCAGAGTTTCAGTCCGTCATGCGCACGGAGGAACAGCGCCCCACCCGGGTGGCTTATGAGCGGCGCAACCGCGATCTGGATCCGCAGTTAATCTGGCGCGGGAAGTACCCGGGCGATGACATGGATGCAGAACAGCCGCTGACGGTTCCGGCTCCTCCGCTGTATATCCAGGAGAAGGTTCACCCTAAGGTGCTGATCGATGACCTAAAGCGGGAGACGGAACGGCAGCGTGCAGCGGGCTCTGGCGGCGCACAAGTGGGTCAGATTGATCTGTTCGCAGACTTCAACGGGCTTCCCAATATGGACGCGAAGACGGAGTTTTACCAGCACGATCAGCACTGGTCGAACCGAATGATCCTGGGCGATAGCTTGCAGGTAATGGCATCGTTGGCGGAGCGCGAGGGGCTACGCGGCAAGGTCCAATGCATCTACTTCGACCCGCCGTATGGGATCAAGTTCAACTCAAACTTTCAGTGGTCGACGACGAGCCGTGATGTGAAAGATGGGAATGTAGGCCACATCACGCGTGAACCCGAGCAGGTCAAGGCTTTTCGGGATACTTGGCGGGATGGAATTCATTCGTATCTGAGTTATCTTCGGGATCGGCTCGTTGCAGCACGAGATATGCTTACGGATTCCGGCTCAATTTTTGTGCAGATTGGTGATGAAAATTCACACAGAGTGCGAGCGCTGCTTGACGAAGTTTTCGGACCGGATAATGCGGTCTCCGAGATCGCTTTCTCAAAGACCACGGGCCTTGGTGCCAAGTTTCTAAGCAGTCGCTTTGACTTCTTACTTTGGTATGCGAAGGACAAAGATCAGGCAAAGTTTCGGAGACCTTACCTCAGCAAGTCACACGAAGCAGGCACTGCCGACACATATTTCTGGATCCGAAACGAGGCTGGCCAATACAGAGCACTAACTCGAAATGAAAAAGATGCAATGATGATCCCTGCGGGTTATGAACTCTATAAGGCAGGTGACCTTACTTCACAGGGAAATACGCCCATAGATTTCACATTCCAGGCAGCGGACTATACACTTCGTTCGAAAACACCTTTAGCCGGACTTGTTCGGCTCGCGAAAGCGGGCCGAATTCATAAGGCGGCTAATAGTATTCAATATGTCAGAAAGTTATCTGATTTCCGTGCCATTCAGGTATCTCAACTGTGGGATGATACGGGCACTGGTAGCTTCACAGATGACAAGCTATATGTGGTGCAAACGGGCACGAAGACAATTCAACGGTGCATCCTGATGACCACGGATCCTGGTGATCTTGTGCTTGACCCTACATGTGGCTCCGGCAGTACGGCTTATGTAGCCGAGCAATGGGGACGACGCTGGATAACGGTCGACACTTCTCGTGTGGCCCTCGCTCTGGCTCGCGCTAGAGTGATGGGTGCCCGCTACGCTTACTACCTGCTGACCGATTCCATTGAAGGACGACGGAAGGACGCCGAGTTGCGCAATTCCGCAACTGTTGCGCTATCTACGTATGGAGATGTCAGGCAAGGTTTTGTTTGTGAACGAGTTCCACGGATCACTCTAGGTTCTATCGCCAATAACCTTGAAATAGACGTCTTTTGGGATGAATACCAAACCCGCCTGGAACCATTGCGTGAGCGTCTGAACACGTTGCTTCACAAGAAATGGCAGGAGTGGGAGATTCCACAGGAGGTTTCCGATGCCTGGAGCAAAGACGCCAAAGAGGCTCACGCTGCATGGTGGAACCAGCGTACCGCGCGGCAACGAGCCATCGACGCCTCGATAGCAGCGAAGGCCGAGTTTGAGAATCTGTATGACAAGCCTTATGAAGACAAGAACAAGGTGCGCGTGGCGGGGCCTTTCACAGTTGAGAGCCTTAGCCCGCATCGCGTGCTAGAGATGCAGGATAACGATCTAAGACAATCCGCCCTGAGCGACTATGACGATCCACGTGACGTGGGCAACTTTGTGCAGGTGATTCTGGACACGCTCAAGGCCAGCGGTGTGCAGCAAACCGATAAGAACGCTCGCATTGAGTTCACTTCACTGCAGCCGTGGCCGGGGCTGGGCATGATCTGCGCTGAGGGGCACTACACCGACAAGGATGGCGTGGGGAAGCGTGCGGGAATCATGATCGGCCCTGAGTTTGGCACAGTTGCAAGACCGGATCTGGCGCAGGCCGCGCGTGAGGCTGGAGATGCCGGGTTCGATGTGGTGATTGCGTGCGCCTTCAACTTCGACGCACAGTCAGCGGACTTTACGCGCCTCGGCCGCATTCCTGTTCTCAAAGCTCGGATGAATGCGGACCTCCATATGGCGGAGGACCTGAAGAACACGGGCAAGGGCAATCTCTTCATCATCTTTGGCGAGCCGGAGATCGAGATACTCCTAGCCCCGGACAATGAGATCAGAGTGAAGCTGAACGGTATCGACGTCTTCAATCCGAGTACAGGCGAAGTTACCAGCAGCGAACCGGATGAGATTGCATGCTGGTTCGTCGATACCGATTACAACGAGGAAAGCTTCTTTGTCCGCCATGCATATTTCCTCGGTGCGAACGATCCTTACAAGTCGCTGAAGACAACCTTGAAAGCAGAGATCAACCAGGAGGCCTGGGAGTCACTGCACAGCGATACGTCGCGACCGTTTCCCAAGCCCGCGACTGGACGGATTGCAGTCAAGGTCATCAACCACCTGGGCGACGAGGTGATGAAGGTGTTCACCGTCGCTTAG
- a CDS encoding 3'-5' exonuclease, with the protein MQFLIASTFQDSLGRLQPAEQNAAKLAAIELQMNPAHPGLQMHKLDRARDKSFWSARVSDDLRMILHRTDASCLLCYVDHHDSAYAWAERRKLTVHPKTGAAQMVVLQETVQHIIVPRYVPEEPKAKTKSLLLLAGASDADLLRFGVPEDWLDTVRNATEETVLDLVEELPEEAREAILSLATGVRPAPSPVAGALVADAGSSANAEAVAFTHPDAQRRFRIVSNLDELQAALDAPWEKWTVFLHPGQRAIVERNFNGPARVTGSAGTGKTIVALHRAVYLAQNNPSSRVLLTTFSEVLANALDNRLRVLISNRSWLGEQIEVLPFEAVARRLYASNLAPLYGPVTIASAESILTHVRAAMEAVPSCLFSERFLMSEWAQVVDAAQLRSWEAYRDYSRAGRRSRLREPQREVLWQVFDKVLKSMEDQREMTTAEMFVRLAKHYAHGAAPPFDFAVVDEAQDISMAELRCLGALGSGRSNALFFAGDTGQRIFQQLFSWKSAGVDVRGRSSNLKVNYRTSHQIRHAADRLLASEVTDGDGSVEERRGTVSVFNGPSPELVQLNDEISEARFASAWLVARREEGHQSDEMAIFVRSAAQLDRAEAAARATGMQFSHLVAHANVSPGLLTVCTMHLAKGLEFRDVVIMACEEDVLPDPERIGSAGDASELDDIYNSERQLLYVACTRSRDRLLITSAHASSEFIEDMRTMTTNSTHEQRKQWRIQSTTSAYLL; encoded by the coding sequence ATGCAGTTCCTGATCGCCAGCACCTTCCAGGACAGCCTTGGCCGGTTGCAGCCTGCTGAGCAGAATGCAGCAAAGCTTGCGGCCATCGAACTCCAGATGAACCCGGCACACCCAGGCTTGCAGATGCACAAACTCGACCGCGCACGTGACAAGAGCTTCTGGTCGGCGCGGGTGAGCGACGATTTGCGGATGATCCTTCACCGCACGGATGCGAGCTGCCTGCTCTGCTACGTAGACCATCATGACTCGGCTTACGCCTGGGCTGAGCGCCGCAAGCTCACTGTCCATCCGAAGACCGGCGCAGCACAGATGGTGGTACTTCAGGAGACGGTTCAGCACATCATTGTCCCTCGGTACGTTCCTGAGGAGCCAAAGGCTAAGACGAAGTCTCTGCTCCTCCTCGCGGGCGCTTCCGATGCAGACCTGCTCAGGTTCGGTGTACCTGAGGACTGGCTGGACACCGTCCGCAACGCCACGGAAGAGACGGTACTGGACCTCGTAGAGGAACTGCCTGAAGAAGCTCGCGAGGCGATCCTCAGCCTGGCGACTGGCGTCCGTCCTGCACCCTCTCCTGTTGCAGGTGCTCTTGTGGCCGATGCTGGGTCTTCGGCAAATGCAGAAGCCGTGGCGTTCACCCATCCCGACGCGCAGCGCCGGTTCCGTATCGTTTCGAACCTCGACGAACTCCAAGCCGCCCTGGACGCGCCATGGGAGAAATGGACAGTCTTCCTCCATCCGGGGCAGCGGGCGATCGTTGAACGCAATTTCAACGGGCCTGCTCGCGTTACGGGCTCTGCCGGGACAGGGAAGACCATCGTCGCGCTGCATCGCGCGGTTTACCTCGCTCAGAATAATCCTTCCTCACGGGTCCTGCTGACCACCTTCTCTGAGGTACTGGCGAACGCGTTGGATAATCGTCTCCGTGTGCTGATCTCGAACCGTTCATGGTTGGGAGAGCAGATAGAGGTCCTCCCCTTCGAAGCGGTAGCCCGGAGACTGTACGCCAGCAATCTCGCGCCCTTGTATGGTCCCGTGACCATCGCGTCCGCAGAGTCCATCCTCACTCATGTTCGCGCAGCGATGGAAGCAGTCCCGTCTTGCCTTTTCTCCGAGCGTTTCCTTATGTCGGAGTGGGCGCAGGTGGTGGATGCCGCTCAACTCCGCTCATGGGAGGCCTACCGAGACTACTCCAGGGCCGGTCGCCGATCGCGCCTCCGCGAGCCTCAGCGTGAGGTGCTGTGGCAAGTATTCGACAAGGTCTTGAAATCCATGGAAGATCAGCGTGAGATGACTACTGCGGAGATGTTCGTTCGCCTTGCCAAGCACTACGCACACGGAGCCGCGCCTCCGTTTGACTTTGCGGTGGTAGACGAGGCTCAAGACATCAGCATGGCGGAACTGCGTTGTCTGGGAGCACTTGGGAGCGGACGATCCAACGCACTCTTCTTTGCAGGCGATACAGGTCAACGCATCTTTCAGCAGCTGTTCTCCTGGAAGTCTGCTGGGGTCGACGTCCGTGGGCGCTCCAGCAACTTGAAGGTCAACTACAGAACTTCCCATCAGATCCGCCATGCTGCAGATCGTCTCCTCGCTTCTGAAGTGACGGACGGCGATGGATCTGTGGAGGAACGTCGTGGCACTGTATCGGTTTTCAACGGTCCTTCCCCTGAGCTTGTGCAGCTAAACGATGAGATAAGTGAAGCAAGGTTCGCCTCAGCTTGGTTGGTTGCGAGAAGAGAAGAGGGTCACCAGTCTGACGAGATGGCGATCTTTGTGCGTTCTGCAGCACAACTGGACCGGGCAGAAGCAGCGGCCCGGGCCACTGGAATGCAGTTTAGCCATCTTGTTGCGCACGCGAACGTGTCTCCAGGCCTGCTGACAGTCTGTACTATGCATCTTGCGAAGGGGCTTGAATTCCGGGATGTAGTGATTATGGCGTGTGAGGAGGACGTCCTCCCCGATCCTGAGCGTATTGGAAGCGCCGGTGATGCTTCGGAGTTGGACGACATATACAACTCTGAGCGCCAGTTGCTTTACGTCGCGTGCACGAGGAGCCGTGATCGTCTTCTGATCACGAGTGCACACGCATCGTCGGAGTTCATTGAAGACATGCGCACAATGACAACCAACAGCACCCATGAACAGAGGAAGCAATGGAGGATTCAATCGACGACGTCAGCGTACCTGTTGTAA
- a CDS encoding Panacea domain-containing protein, which produces MPFPATAVANELLDRASAEGLSLTQINIQKLVYFAHGWNLGWSANPLILDPIEAWQYGPVVRNLYNQFRRFGSSPITGKAVEFRIDSNGKIGTTCPTLEDAYSKSVVGAVWNQYGRLQPFKLVELTHAPGSPWEAAWNAKKALIENEDIRRYFSALAQPRV; this is translated from the coding sequence ATGCCGTTCCCAGCAACCGCCGTAGCAAATGAACTTCTCGACAGAGCATCTGCTGAGGGCCTCTCTCTCACCCAGATCAACATTCAGAAGCTCGTCTATTTCGCTCATGGGTGGAACCTGGGTTGGAGCGCAAATCCCCTTATATTGGACCCTATCGAGGCTTGGCAATACGGTCCCGTAGTGCGTAACCTTTACAACCAGTTCCGTCGTTTTGGCAGTTCTCCAATTACTGGGAAGGCCGTTGAGTTTCGCATTGACTCGAATGGCAAGATTGGAACAACGTGCCCCACACTGGAAGATGCCTACTCCAAAAGCGTCGTCGGCGCGGTCTGGAATCAATATGGGCGACTACAGCCTTTCAAGTTGGTCGAGCTGACTCACGCCCCTGGTTCTCCTTGGGAGGCAGCGTGGAATGCGAAAAAGGCGCTAATCGAGAACGAAGATATTCGTAGATACTTCAGTGCGCTTGCTCAACCTCGCGTATGA
- a CDS encoding IS5 family transposase: MKQQTFASQSIFEKYGRKSRRELFLDEMEVVVPWPELQALVEPHYPKAGNGRRPVGLAIMLRTYFMQQWFNLSDPGVEEAFYESFTLRRFAGVDLGVAPAPDETTVLRFRHLLEKHDLGGAMLDAVNLHLAARGIRIETGTIVDATIIHAPSSTKNEKKERDPAMRQTRKGKQWYFGLKAHIGVDAKEGHVHSVATSAANVSDVHMLPDLLHGEERKVWGDGGYQGQTKAIRQAAPKAQDMTCKRTRFKNYVDEAAKKKNTTKSKVRAKVEHVFRILKRVFGFDKVRYRGIAKNHHRLCANFALINLYLHRKHLAGTAA, encoded by the coding sequence ATGAAGCAGCAGACGTTTGCGTCCCAGTCGATCTTTGAGAAGTATGGGCGGAAGTCTCGGCGGGAGCTGTTTTTGGATGAGATGGAAGTGGTTGTTCCGTGGCCCGAGTTACAGGCTCTGGTCGAACCGCACTACCCGAAGGCCGGCAACGGCCGTCGTCCTGTCGGGCTTGCGATCATGCTTCGGACGTACTTTATGCAACAGTGGTTCAACTTGTCCGACCCCGGCGTCGAAGAGGCGTTTTATGAGTCCTTCACGCTGCGGCGGTTCGCTGGTGTTGACCTGGGCGTGGCTCCGGCACCGGATGAAACGACAGTGCTGCGCTTCCGCCACCTGCTCGAAAAGCATGACCTTGGCGGTGCCATGCTCGACGCGGTGAACCTGCATCTGGCGGCCAGGGGCATCCGCATCGAGACCGGCACGATCGTGGATGCGACCATTATTCATGCGCCTTCTTCGACCAAGAACGAGAAGAAAGAGCGTGATCCGGCGATGCGTCAGACTCGTAAGGGCAAGCAGTGGTACTTCGGACTGAAGGCGCACATCGGCGTTGATGCAAAAGAAGGTCACGTGCACTCAGTGGCAACGTCGGCGGCCAACGTCTCCGACGTACACATGCTGCCGGATCTGCTACATGGGGAGGAGCGCAAGGTGTGGGGCGACGGCGGCTATCAAGGCCAGACCAAGGCCATCCGGCAGGCCGCGCCCAAGGCCCAGGACATGACCTGCAAGCGAACCAGGTTCAAGAACTATGTCGATGAAGCGGCAAAGAAGAAGAATACGACGAAATCAAAAGTAAGAGCGAAAGTAGAACACGTCTTCCGTATCCTGAAGCGCGTCTTCGGCTTCGACAAGGTACGCTACAGAGGCATCGCCAAGAACCATCACCGGCTATGCGCCAACTTCGCCCTCATCAACCTCTACCTCCACCGCAAGCACCTGGCGGGAACCGCCGCCTAG